A window of Aeromicrobium sp. A1-2 contains these coding sequences:
- a CDS encoding nucleoside/nucleotide kinase family protein: protein MPPGPIDELAGRARGLIRVDRRSIIGIVGPPGAGKSTLAEAVVEQLRRDGIGVAHVPMDGFHLADSALRERGLLDRKGAPETFDVHGYLALLARLHADLAREILAPSFDRALEQPLAGAITVRPTDRLVVTEGNYLLDSDGAWPVVQAALDETWFVELDEPTRVTRLVRRHVQFGKTESQARAWVERVDEPNARRVEARRGAADLVVDGGRT from the coding sequence ATGCCACCCGGACCCATCGACGAGCTCGCAGGTCGGGCCCGTGGGTTGATCCGCGTCGATCGGCGCAGCATCATCGGCATCGTCGGGCCCCCGGGCGCCGGCAAGTCGACCCTGGCAGAGGCCGTGGTGGAGCAGCTCCGTAGAGATGGCATCGGGGTCGCCCACGTCCCGATGGACGGCTTCCACCTAGCCGACTCGGCCCTCCGCGAGCGCGGGCTCCTCGATCGCAAGGGCGCCCCCGAGACCTTCGACGTCCACGGCTACCTGGCCTTGCTGGCACGCCTGCACGCCGACCTGGCCCGCGAGATCCTCGCCCCGAGCTTCGACCGCGCTCTCGAGCAACCTCTCGCCGGTGCGATCACGGTCCGACCGACCGATCGGCTCGTCGTGACCGAGGGAAACTACCTGCTCGACTCCGACGGGGCATGGCCGGTGGTGCAGGCCGCGCTGGACGAGACGTGGTTCGTCGAGCTCGACGAACCCACACGGGTCACGAGGTTGGTCCGGCGGCACGTGCAGTTCGGCAAGACCGAGTCGCAGGCCCGCGCGTGGGTCGAGCGGGTCGACGAGCCGAACGCCCGGCGGGTGGAGGCACGCCGAGGCGCCGCCGACCTGGTGGTCGACGGCGGCCGCACCTAG
- a CDS encoding glycosyltransferase family A protein, with amino-acid sequence MHRRDRYGTVVLAFITSLRHPRNSKDYARVERLLLETLRSVTNQTSEEFVVIVVGNRAPSFPLPERVHFVKVDFRAPAPKTVRVSRSPFIRDKGTKIGVGLIAAREFSPDYVMIFDADDFVHRDLAAFTAQNPGQNGWVVKDGWMYSGARSALREQPNFNRTCGTCFVIPYEAYGVPDELDVHATREQVRVAYGERLSKIIGAHKHAAEWYAAHDRPLQPLPFRGAVYHVDNGENHSANVMTGRARPLNAELSAEFGIRRRHGRLLTLWACYASDPMRRVMTPFQPVVDNLKRVYRAVRQTVRRIT; translated from the coding sequence GTGCATCGCCGCGACAGATACGGGACGGTAGTGCTCGCCTTCATCACCTCGCTCCGTCACCCCAGGAACTCCAAGGACTACGCCCGCGTCGAGCGGCTGCTGCTCGAGACGCTCCGCTCGGTGACCAACCAGACTTCGGAAGAATTCGTGGTGATCGTGGTGGGTAACCGAGCGCCCAGCTTTCCGTTGCCGGAGCGGGTGCATTTCGTCAAGGTCGACTTCCGCGCTCCCGCCCCGAAGACGGTGCGGGTCAGCCGGTCCCCATTCATCCGCGACAAGGGGACCAAGATCGGGGTCGGTCTCATCGCGGCGCGGGAGTTCTCACCGGATTACGTCATGATCTTCGATGCCGACGACTTCGTCCACCGTGACCTGGCCGCGTTCACTGCGCAAAACCCCGGCCAGAATGGGTGGGTCGTCAAGGATGGCTGGATGTACTCAGGCGCGCGCAGCGCCCTCCGGGAGCAACCGAACTTCAATCGCACCTGCGGGACGTGCTTCGTGATCCCGTATGAGGCATACGGCGTCCCGGACGAGCTGGATGTTCACGCGACCCGCGAACAGGTCCGGGTCGCGTACGGGGAACGGCTGTCCAAGATCATTGGAGCGCACAAGCACGCGGCGGAGTGGTACGCGGCGCACGACAGGCCGCTGCAGCCGCTCCCCTTCCGAGGAGCGGTCTATCACGTCGACAACGGCGAGAACCACTCCGCCAACGTCATGACGGGCCGGGCGCGACCGCTCAACGCCGAACTGTCGGCCGAGTTCGGCATCCGCCGCAGGCACGGGCGCCTCTTGACGCTCTGGGCTTGTTACGCCTCGGATCCCATGCGGCGTGTCATGACACCCTTTCAGCCCGTCGTTGACAATCTCAAGCGCGTCTACCGCGCCGTCCGACAGACGGTCAGACGCATCACCTAG
- the pntB gene encoding Re/Si-specific NAD(P)(+) transhydrogenase subunit beta — translation MDSQSIATAAYIVAALLFILSLAGLSKHETSRQGVLFGIAGMTIALVATFVRVADVADGTAVVLLLVAVAIGAAIGLWRARVVEMTGMPELIALLHSFVGLAAVLVGWNGYYEVEGNSDQHHYVGSLLDIHHAEVFIGVFIGAVTFTGSIVAFLKLSARMKSNPLMLPGKNYINLGGLLAFVALTVWFVIEPSLGLLIAVTIVALALGWHLVASIGGGDMPVVVSMLNSYSGWAAAASGFLLDNDALIVTGALVGSSGAYLSYIMCQAMNRSFISVIAGGFGIVASGGDDTDYGEHREITAGDTADLLKNATSVIITPGYGMAVAQAQYPVADLVRRLRERDIDVRFGIHPVAGRLPGHMNVLLAEAKVPYDIALEMDEINDDFDGTSVVLVIGANDTVNPAAMDDPSSPIAGMPVLRVWEAGNVVIFKRSMAAGYAGVQNPLFFRENAQMLFGDAKERVEDIIREL, via the coding sequence ATGGATTCCCAGAGCATCGCCACCGCCGCATACATCGTTGCGGCCCTCCTGTTCATCCTGAGCCTCGCGGGTCTGTCGAAGCACGAGACCTCGCGTCAGGGCGTCCTGTTCGGCATCGCCGGCATGACGATCGCGCTGGTCGCGACCTTCGTCCGGGTGGCCGACGTCGCAGACGGCACCGCCGTCGTGCTGCTGCTGGTCGCCGTCGCGATCGGTGCCGCGATCGGCCTGTGGCGCGCCCGAGTAGTCGAGATGACCGGCATGCCCGAGCTCATCGCCCTGCTGCACAGCTTCGTCGGCCTCGCCGCCGTGCTGGTCGGCTGGAACGGCTACTACGAGGTCGAGGGCAACAGCGATCAGCACCACTACGTCGGGTCGTTGCTGGACATCCACCATGCCGAGGTCTTCATCGGCGTCTTCATCGGCGCGGTGACGTTCACCGGCTCGATCGTCGCCTTCCTCAAGCTGTCGGCGCGGATGAAGTCCAACCCGCTGATGCTGCCGGGCAAGAACTACATCAACCTCGGCGGACTGCTGGCGTTCGTGGCGCTGACGGTGTGGTTCGTCATCGAGCCGAGCCTCGGGCTGCTGATCGCGGTCACGATCGTCGCGCTGGCCCTCGGCTGGCACCTCGTGGCATCGATCGGCGGCGGTGACATGCCGGTCGTCGTGTCGATGCTCAACTCGTACTCCGGCTGGGCGGCTGCGGCCTCGGGCTTCCTGCTCGACAACGATGCTCTGATCGTCACCGGTGCCCTGGTCGGCTCGTCGGGTGCCTACCTGTCGTACATCATGTGCCAGGCCATGAACCGCTCGTTCATCTCGGTCATCGCTGGCGGCTTCGGCATCGTGGCATCCGGTGGCGACGACACTGACTACGGCGAGCACCGCGAGATCACCGCCGGTGACACCGCCGACCTGCTCAAGAATGCGACGAGCGTCATCATCACGCCGGGCTACGGCATGGCTGTGGCCCAGGCCCAGTACCCCGTCGCCGATCTGGTCCGCAGGCTGCGCGAGCGTGACATCGACGTGCGTTTCGGTATCCACCCCGTCGCGGGCCGGCTGCCGGGTCATATGAACGTCCTGCTCGCCGAGGCCAAGGTGCCGTACGACATCGCCCTGGAGATGGACGAGATCAACGACGACTTCGACGGAACGTCGGTGGTGCTCGTGATCGGCGCGAACGACACCGTCAATCCTGCCGCGATGGACGATCCCAGCAGCCCGATAGCCGGCATGCCGGTGCTGCGGGTGTGGGAGGCCGGCAACGTCGTGATCTTCAAGCGGTCGATGGCCGCGGGCTACGCCGGGGTCCAGAACCCGCTGTTCTTCCGCGAGAACGCCCAGATGCTGTTCGGTGATGCCAAGGAGCGGGTCGAGGACATCATCCGAGAGCTCTGA
- a CDS encoding dipeptidase, with translation MTELADLRQSAAIEAMALAPLVDGHNDLAWEARGKSAYSPEGLDGDMSGSYQTDIPRLRRGGVGAQFWSVYAPCEQRGADAVTYTLEQIDFVHRMIARYPDTFAYAWSGDDVRRAWRSGRIASLLGAEGGHSIDGSLAVLRDFARLGVRYMTLTHNENTPWADSATDAPVHGGLSDFGRDVVVEMNRLGMLVDLSHVAATTMRDALDASVAPVIFSHSSCRAVTDHPRNVPDDVLERLSGNGGVVMVTYVPAFVNQAAALWDTGDGSGPAPTATVDDVIAHVEHARDVAGIDHIGIGSDYDGVAVLPEGMHDVTGHALLLDRLAEGGWSSADLAKLMGDNILRVLDATVVN, from the coding sequence ATGACTGAGCTGGCCGATCTCCGCCAATCCGCTGCGATCGAAGCCATGGCCCTCGCGCCGCTCGTCGACGGGCACAACGACCTGGCGTGGGAGGCGCGTGGCAAGAGTGCGTACTCACCCGAGGGCCTCGACGGCGACATGTCCGGCAGCTATCAGACCGACATCCCACGCCTGCGCCGCGGCGGCGTCGGGGCACAGTTCTGGTCGGTCTACGCCCCGTGCGAGCAGCGCGGGGCCGACGCCGTGACCTACACGCTCGAACAGATCGACTTCGTGCACCGGATGATCGCCCGCTATCCCGACACGTTCGCGTACGCGTGGAGCGGTGACGACGTCCGCCGGGCCTGGCGGTCAGGTCGCATCGCGTCCCTGCTCGGCGCCGAGGGCGGACACAGCATCGACGGGTCGTTGGCCGTGCTGCGCGACTTCGCCCGCCTCGGGGTCCGCTACATGACGCTGACCCACAACGAGAACACGCCATGGGCTGACTCGGCGACCGATGCGCCGGTCCACGGTGGTCTGAGCGACTTCGGCCGAGACGTCGTGGTCGAGATGAACCGACTCGGCATGCTGGTCGACCTTTCGCACGTCGCGGCGACCACGATGCGCGACGCGCTCGACGCCTCGGTCGCGCCGGTGATCTTCAGCCACTCCTCGTGTCGAGCCGTCACCGATCATCCGCGCAACGTGCCCGACGACGTCCTGGAGCGCCTGTCCGGCAACGGTGGCGTCGTGATGGTGACGTACGTCCCGGCGTTCGTGAACCAGGCTGCGGCTCTGTGGGATACCGGCGACGGCTCCGGCCCCGCTCCAACCGCGACGGTCGACGACGTCATCGCTCACGTCGAGCACGCGCGCGACGTTGCGGGCATCGATCACATCGGAATCGGCAGCGATTACGACGGCGTCGCGGTGCTGCCAGAGGGCATGCACGACGTGACCGGGCACGCGCTCCTGCTTGACCGGCTGGCGGAGGGCGGCTGGTCCAGCGCCGATCTCGCCAAGCTCATGGGTGACAACATCCTGCGTGTGCTGGACGCCACCGTGGTGAACTGA
- a CDS encoding GNAT family N-acetyltransferase: protein MGFAIDEIVVPSSVDGPDADFIAMIGVRNEVEEQILGTTVLSVTPAGVLPYFANNVNRLRRHFVARVDDVIVARAILGWPTAEGAVEARINVDVLAEYRGSGLGSALLTLVEAEAIALGRTVLQSDQPHAPRPGGPRIPSPTGFGDVPADDPGVRFAVRHGYRLEMVTRISSLDLAGAAGLAREQLQAAQEQAGADYRVVTWAGATPEDRLDDLAALRAGMSTDAPHAGIEMAPDPWDVERVRAHDERQRATGRVKLTAAAEHVSSGRLIAFTEIEIEPGEAPPALQEDTLVLRSHRGHRLGMLLKAANLLHLLDVAPDATVVTTYNAEDNRPMLDVNEALGFMPIGLEGSWQKRVGIDCAVI, encoded by the coding sequence ATGGGTTTCGCGATCGACGAAATCGTGGTCCCATCGAGCGTCGACGGTCCTGATGCCGACTTCATCGCCATGATCGGCGTGCGCAACGAGGTCGAGGAGCAGATCCTCGGCACGACGGTGCTGTCGGTGACCCCGGCCGGGGTCCTGCCTTACTTCGCCAACAACGTGAACCGCCTGCGGCGGCACTTCGTCGCCCGGGTCGACGACGTGATCGTCGCCCGCGCGATCCTCGGCTGGCCGACGGCCGAGGGCGCGGTCGAGGCGCGTATCAATGTCGACGTGCTGGCCGAGTACCGCGGATCGGGCCTCGGTAGCGCGCTGCTCACTTTGGTCGAGGCAGAGGCGATCGCGCTCGGGAGGACCGTCCTGCAGTCCGATCAGCCGCACGCGCCCCGCCCCGGGGGGCCGCGGATCCCGTCCCCGACCGGCTTCGGCGATGTGCCTGCCGATGACCCGGGGGTCCGGTTCGCGGTCCGGCACGGCTACCGGCTCGAGATGGTCACCCGCATCAGCAGCCTCGACCTCGCCGGTGCCGCCGGGCTGGCCCGGGAACAGCTGCAGGCGGCGCAGGAGCAGGCCGGTGCGGACTACCGGGTCGTGACGTGGGCGGGAGCGACCCCCGAAGATCGGCTCGATGACCTGGCCGCACTCAGGGCCGGCATGAGCACAGATGCCCCGCACGCCGGGATCGAGATGGCACCCGATCCGTGGGACGTCGAACGCGTTCGCGCCCACGACGAACGCCAGCGGGCCACGGGTCGGGTCAAGCTCACCGCGGCCGCCGAGCATGTGTCGTCCGGGCGCCTGATCGCGTTCACCGAGATCGAGATCGAGCCGGGTGAGGCGCCACCGGCGCTGCAGGAGGACACGCTGGTCCTGCGCAGCCACCGGGGGCATCGGCTGGGGATGCTGCTCAAGGCGGCCAACCTCCTGCACCTGCTCGACGTCGCGCCCGATGCCACGGTCGTCACGACGTACAACGCCGAGGACAACCGCCCGATGCTGGACGTCAATGAGGCGCTTGGGTTCATGCCGATCGGGCTCGAGGGCAGCTGGCAGAAGCGGGTCGGAATAGACTGCGCGGTAATCTAG
- a CDS encoding CE1759 family FMN reductase, translating into MTRIVAVSAGLSDPSTTRMLADRLAGSVTRQFGDASVEVVSLRELAHDVTDATLTGFAAPRLQDAIDKVMAADGLIVVSPIFKASYPGLFKSFIDVLESDALIGKPVLLAATGGTARHSLAIDHSLRPLFAYLQALVVPTGVFASQHDWGTDGANALGQRIDRAAGELVSLLKSAGTGRARTDEFDLFSDTFLAASRPTA; encoded by the coding sequence ATGACCCGCATCGTGGCTGTCTCCGCCGGTCTGAGCGATCCGTCCACGACACGCATGCTTGCCGATCGGCTCGCCGGCTCGGTGACGCGCCAGTTCGGTGACGCGTCCGTCGAGGTTGTGTCCCTGCGCGAGCTGGCGCACGACGTCACAGACGCGACGTTGACAGGTTTCGCCGCACCGAGGCTGCAGGATGCGATCGACAAGGTCATGGCAGCTGACGGGCTGATTGTCGTGTCGCCGATCTTCAAGGCGTCCTATCCGGGTTTGTTCAAGTCGTTCATCGACGTCCTCGAGTCCGACGCGCTGATCGGCAAGCCGGTGCTGCTCGCTGCCACGGGCGGGACGGCCCGCCACTCGTTGGCGATCGACCACTCGTTGCGACCGCTGTTCGCGTACTTGCAGGCACTCGTCGTGCCGACCGGAGTCTTCGCCTCGCAGCACGACTGGGGGACCGATGGTGCCAATGCGCTGGGGCAGCGGATCGACCGCGCGGCCGGTGAGCTCGTGAGCCTGCTCAAGAGTGCCGGGACGGGCCGGGCGCGGACCGATGAGTTCGACCTGTTCAGCGACACCTTCCTGGCGGCTTCTCGACCGACGGCCTGA
- a CDS encoding SIS domain-containing protein: protein MTAHIETMSGSRSAAVLKSRLIDAQREEFEAGLGWALTDPAIEAAAAHIASAGRRFVLGTATSFTYASLLAAKLSNSLAQVTLVDGTIVRPLDIVSDVRVDDVLIVISLRRYRSSTIHTALPFVQSGGSLVLITDSDTNPLAGHATQTIVIGPADSAGLAHVDDDLSMHPETPEVSPPVVAMVVELLATLVAADAKGSHRRFTERQRLASELGLYHD from the coding sequence ATGACCGCGCACATCGAGACCATGAGCGGGTCGCGATCGGCCGCGGTGCTCAAGTCGCGGCTGATCGACGCTCAGCGCGAGGAGTTCGAGGCCGGTCTCGGCTGGGCCCTCACCGATCCCGCGATCGAGGCCGCCGCTGCGCACATCGCCTCCGCCGGTAGACGATTCGTCCTCGGCACGGCGACATCGTTCACCTATGCCTCCTTGCTGGCGGCCAAGCTGAGCAACTCGCTCGCCCAGGTCACCCTGGTCGACGGCACGATTGTGCGTCCGCTCGACATCGTGTCGGACGTGCGTGTCGACGACGTCCTGATCGTGATCTCACTGCGCCGCTATCGCAGCAGCACGATCCACACCGCCCTGCCATTCGTGCAGTCCGGGGGCTCGCTGGTCCTGATCACCGACTCAGACACTAACCCGCTTGCCGGGCACGCCACCCAGACCATCGTGATCGGTCCCGCGGACTCCGCCGGCCTGGCGCACGTCGACGACGACCTGAGCATGCACCCGGAGACGCCCGAGGTGTCACCTCCCGTTGTGGCGATGGTCGTCGAGCTTCTTGCGACTCTGGTCGCCGCCGACGCCAAGGGTTCCCACCGGCGGTTCACCGAGCGCCAACGTCTCGCATCGGAGCTGGGTCTTTACCATGACTGA
- the upp gene encoding uracil phosphoribosyltransferase, whose protein sequence is MQVHVADHPLISHKLTVLRDARTDSPTFRRLADELVTLLAYEATRDVRVEPVEVTTPVAVATGVRLSDPRPLVVPILRAGLGMLEGMQRLLPTAEVGFLGMVRNEETFEAVTYAERLPDDLTGRQCYVLDPMLATGGTLAAAIDFLVKRGADHITAITLLAAPEGVVRLEQELAEIDVPVTLVTAGLDDRLNELGYIVPGLGDAGDRLYGVAG, encoded by the coding sequence ATGCAGGTACACGTCGCCGACCATCCCCTGATCTCGCACAAGCTCACCGTGCTGCGAGACGCCAGGACAGACTCACCGACCTTCCGGCGCCTCGCCGACGAGCTGGTGACGCTGCTGGCGTACGAAGCCACGCGTGACGTGCGGGTCGAGCCGGTGGAGGTCACGACTCCGGTCGCCGTGGCCACCGGGGTACGCCTGTCCGACCCGCGCCCCCTCGTCGTGCCGATACTGCGGGCCGGCCTCGGCATGCTCGAAGGCATGCAGCGGCTGCTGCCGACCGCGGAGGTCGGCTTCCTCGGCATGGTCCGCAACGAGGAGACGTTCGAGGCCGTGACGTACGCCGAGCGACTCCCCGACGACCTGACCGGGCGCCAGTGCTACGTCCTGGATCCGATGCTCGCGACCGGCGGGACCCTCGCCGCGGCGATCGACTTCCTGGTCAAGCGCGGCGCCGACCACATCACCGCGATCACCCTGCTGGCCGCACCTGAGGGCGTCGTCCGGCTGGAGCAGGAGCTCGCCGAGATCGACGTGCCGGTGACCCTCGTGACGGCAGGACTGGACGACCGGCTCAACGAGCTGGGCTACATCGTTCCCGGGCTCGGTGACGCCGGCGACCGGCTCTACGGCGTCGCTGGCTGA
- a CDS encoding Re/Si-specific NAD(P)(+) transhydrogenase subunit alpha, with the protein MSPAEQETPQASVVGVVAESQRGETRVAATPETVGKLIGLGYAVAVESGAGEAASFTDEAYAEAGATIGSTPDVWRSDIVFKVNAPTIAEIGQLADGATLVSLIAPGLNPELVEALSQRPITVLAMDAVPRISRAQSLDVLSSMANIAGYRAVVEAAHVFGRFFTGQITAAGKVPPAKVLVAGVGVAGLAAIGTASSLGAVVRATDPRAEVADQVSSVGGEYLPVDVETEQSTDGYAKATSEAYDARAAEIYSEQAADVDIIITTALIPGRAAPRLITEADVASMRSGSVIVDMAAGNGGNVAGSVAGEAIVTANGVTIIGYTDLAGRLPTQASQLYGTNLVNLMKLLTPEKDGRIVLDFDDVVQRTITVVHNGETLWPPPPVQVSAAPVAAPVAAVEPKPAKVPMSAARKLSLIGIGVLALFLVNAYAPEPLPEHFTVLVLAIVIGYYVIGKVHHALHTPLMSVTNAISGIIVVGAMLQIAQDDTTIRVLSFIAILLASINVFGGFAVTRRMLSMFSKG; encoded by the coding sequence ATGAGTCCCGCAGAGCAGGAGACCCCGCAGGCATCGGTCGTGGGTGTCGTCGCCGAGTCGCAGCGTGGCGAGACCCGTGTCGCGGCGACGCCCGAGACCGTCGGCAAGCTGATCGGGCTCGGCTATGCCGTGGCGGTCGAGTCCGGTGCCGGAGAGGCCGCGAGCTTCACCGACGAGGCGTACGCCGAAGCCGGCGCGACGATCGGCTCGACGCCCGACGTCTGGCGCAGCGACATCGTGTTCAAGGTCAACGCGCCGACCATCGCGGAGATCGGGCAGCTCGCCGATGGCGCGACGCTGGTCAGCCTGATCGCCCCGGGGCTCAACCCCGAGCTCGTCGAGGCGCTCTCGCAGCGACCCATCACGGTGCTGGCGATGGACGCCGTCCCGCGCATCTCGCGGGCACAGTCGCTGGACGTGCTGAGCTCGATGGCCAACATCGCCGGCTACCGCGCGGTCGTCGAGGCGGCGCACGTCTTCGGTCGCTTCTTCACCGGTCAGATCACGGCCGCGGGCAAGGTCCCGCCCGCGAAGGTCCTGGTGGCCGGGGTCGGCGTGGCGGGACTGGCCGCGATCGGCACGGCCAGCAGCCTGGGCGCTGTCGTACGCGCGACCGACCCACGGGCCGAGGTCGCCGACCAGGTCAGCTCGGTCGGCGGCGAGTACCTCCCGGTCGACGTCGAGACCGAGCAGAGCACCGACGGCTACGCCAAGGCCACCTCCGAGGCGTACGACGCGCGCGCCGCGGAGATCTACTCCGAGCAGGCTGCCGACGTCGACATCATCATCACGACGGCGCTGATTCCCGGTCGCGCCGCGCCACGGCTCATCACCGAGGCAGATGTGGCCTCGATGAGGTCCGGCAGCGTCATCGTCGATATGGCCGCAGGTAACGGCGGCAACGTTGCCGGCTCGGTCGCCGGCGAGGCGATCGTGACCGCCAATGGCGTCACGATCATCGGCTACACCGACCTGGCCGGCCGCCTGCCGACCCAGGCCTCGCAGCTGTACGGCACGAACCTGGTCAACCTGATGAAGCTGCTGACCCCCGAGAAGGACGGTCGCATCGTCCTGGACTTCGACGACGTCGTGCAGCGCACCATCACGGTTGTGCACAACGGCGAGACATTGTGGCCACCACCGCCGGTGCAGGTGTCGGCGGCGCCGGTCGCCGCGCCGGTCGCCGCGGTCGAGCCCAAGCCGGCCAAGGTGCCGATGTCCGCGGCTCGCAAGCTGTCGCTGATCGGGATCGGCGTGCTGGCCCTCTTCCTCGTCAACGCGTACGCCCCAGAACCGCTGCCCGAGCACTTCACCGTTCTCGTCCTGGCCATCGTGATCGGCTACTACGTCATCGGCAAGGTCCACCACGCGCTGCACACGCCACTCATGTCGGTGACGAATGCGATCAGCGGGATCATCGTCGTCGGCGCCATGCTGCAGATCGCGCAGGACGACACCACGATCCGGGTGCTGTCGTTCATCGCGATCCTGCTTGCCTCCATCAACGTCTTCGGCGGATTCGCCGTGACCCGACGCATGCTCAGCATGTTCTCGAAGGGCTGA
- the tadA gene encoding tRNA adenosine(34) deaminase TadA: MAEEQLMEQALQLAESALADGDVPVGAVVVDPHGTVIGRGRNTRERDGDPTGHAEIVAIREAAAVLGGWRLEGCTLVVTLEPCTMCAGAIVAARLEKLVFGAFDDKAGAVGSLWDVVRDRRLNHRPEVVSGILAERSTSLLQDFFAGHRRG; the protein is encoded by the coding sequence GTGGCCGAGGAACAGCTCATGGAGCAGGCGTTGCAGCTGGCTGAGTCCGCGCTCGCCGACGGCGACGTGCCGGTCGGCGCCGTGGTCGTCGACCCGCACGGCACCGTGATCGGCCGGGGGCGCAACACCCGCGAGCGCGACGGCGATCCGACCGGACATGCCGAGATCGTGGCGATCCGCGAGGCCGCTGCGGTGCTCGGCGGGTGGCGTCTGGAGGGGTGCACGCTCGTCGTGACGCTAGAGCCGTGCACGATGTGCGCCGGTGCGATTGTGGCGGCCCGGCTGGAGAAGCTGGTCTTCGGCGCGTTCGACGACAAGGCCGGGGCGGTGGGCTCGCTGTGGGACGTCGTGCGCGACCGCCGGCTCAATCACCGGCCCGAGGTCGTCAGCGGCATCCTGGCCGAGCGATCCACCTCGTTGCTGCAGGACTTCTTCGCCGGACACCGGAGGGGATGA
- a CDS encoding LLM class flavin-dependent oxidoreductase, translating to MQFGLFTVGDVTPDPTNGTTPTEHERIKSTIAIAKKAEEVGLDVFATGEHHNPPFVPSSPTTTLAYIAAQTERLILSTSTTLITTNDPVKIAEDYATLQHLSDGRMDLMLGRGNTAPVYPWFGHDGSKAVELTVEHYHLLRRLWDEEVVDWEGKFRTPLQGFTATPRPLDGVAPFVWHAAIRTPEVAELAAYYGDGFFANNIFWPKEHYIRLINFYRQRYAHHGHGEPEQAMVGLGGQFYIRKNSQDAVNEFRPYFDNAPVYGHGPSLEDFAEQTPLTVGSPQQFVEKTLTFADYFGDYQRQLFLVDHAGLPLKTVLEQLDELGEVLPTLRAEFDARRPANVPDAPTHAARVAAARSSVEPVEAPEEARA from the coding sequence ATGCAGTTCGGGTTGTTCACGGTCGGTGACGTCACACCCGATCCCACCAACGGCACGACGCCTACCGAGCACGAGCGCATCAAGAGCACGATCGCGATCGCGAAGAAGGCCGAGGAAGTCGGGCTCGACGTCTTCGCGACGGGGGAGCACCACAACCCGCCCTTCGTGCCGTCCTCGCCGACGACGACGCTGGCGTACATCGCTGCGCAGACCGAGCGGCTCATCCTCTCGACTTCCACGACGCTGATCACGACGAACGATCCCGTCAAGATCGCCGAGGACTACGCGACCCTGCAGCACCTGTCGGACGGTCGGATGGACCTGATGCTCGGCCGTGGCAACACCGCCCCGGTCTACCCCTGGTTCGGCCACGACGGCAGCAAGGCCGTCGAGCTGACCGTCGAGCACTATCACCTGCTGCGCAGGCTCTGGGACGAAGAGGTCGTCGACTGGGAGGGTAAGTTCCGCACGCCTCTGCAGGGATTTACCGCGACCCCGCGACCGCTCGACGGCGTCGCGCCGTTCGTCTGGCACGCCGCCATCCGTACGCCCGAAGTCGCCGAGCTCGCGGCGTACTACGGCGACGGGTTCTTCGCGAACAACATCTTCTGGCCCAAGGAGCACTACATCCGGCTCATCAACTTCTACCGGCAGCGCTACGCGCACCACGGTCACGGCGAGCCCGAGCAGGCCATGGTCGGTCTGGGCGGTCAGTTCTACATCCGCAAGAACAGTCAGGATGCGGTCAACGAGTTCCGTCCGTATTTCGACAACGCCCCGGTGTACGGCCATGGCCCGTCGCTCGAGGACTTCGCCGAGCAGACGCCATTGACGGTGGGCAGCCCGCAGCAGTTCGTCGAGAAGACCCTGACCTTCGCGGACTACTTCGGTGACTACCAGCGCCAGCTGTTCCTCGTGGACCACGCCGGTCTGCCACTCAAGACCGTGCTCGAACAGCTCGACGAGCTCGGCGAGGTGCTGCCGACGCTGCGCGCGGAGTTCGATGCTCGCCGGCCCGCGAACGTGCCGGACGCCCCGACGCACGCCGCCCGTGTGGCTGCTGCGCGCTCCTCGGTCGAGCCGGTCGAGGCCCCCGAGGAGGCGCGCGCATGA